The sequence below is a genomic window from Lelliottia sp. JS-SCA-14.
GTTCTCGCTGCCCGCGTTCGCCGCCCGCGTGATGTAGCGATGCGCCACGAGTAATTGTGCGTGTTCCTGCTGGCGCAGCGCCGACAGCAGGCTGTCTTTTCCGGAGCCGGACGGCCCCATCAGCCAGATCAGTTTTCCCATCAGAACACCCGCTTTCCCTGACGCCAGACGTGATCGATATGGATGTGCTCGCCCTTGCGGTGTGCCAGAACGAGATCCGCCCGTTTGCCTTCGCCAATCACCCCGCGATCGCCGAGATTGAGCGCGTCAGCCGGGTTTTTGGTCACCAGGCGAATGGCCTGCGGCAGGGTAAAACTGTTGCCCGCATCGTCCGCCACGCGGAAGGCCGCATCCAGCAGGCTCGCCGGATAGTAATCGGAGGAGAGAATATCCAGCAGACCCAGCGCCGCCAGCTGGCTGGCCGCCACGTTGCCGGAGTGCGAGCCGCCGCGCACGATGTTCGGGGCGCCCATCAGGACGTTCATCCCGTGCTGGCGGGAGGCTTCTGCCGCCGCGAACGTGGTGGGAAATTCGGCGATCACGCTGCCAAGCTGGTGGGATTCATGCACGTGATCGTGAGTGGCGTCGTCATGGCTGGCGAGGGCAATATGGCGATCCCGGCACATCGCCGCAATCGCCAGGCGATTCGGCTGCGACCATTGGGCTGCCAGCGCCAGCTGTTCCTCTTCGTAGCGCGCCATTTCGTCGTCATTCAGGGAGTATTTGCCCTGATAATATTCGCGATACTTCTCGATGTTGGCGAACTGGCGCTGGCCCGGCGAGTGGTCCATGAGGGAAACCAGGGAGACCGGCTCGCGGCCCACCAGTTTTTCAAACAGCGGCAGGGTGGTGTGGTGCGGCAGTTCGCAGCGCAGATGCAGGCGATGCTCGGCGCGGTTCAGGCCGCGCTTTTGCGTCTCTTCCACCGCGTTAATCATCTTCTCGAGATTCTCCAGACGGTCGCCGCCGTCGCGCACGTCGCCAATTGCCACCGCGTCCAGCACCGTGGTGATGCCGCTGGCGACCATCAGCGCGTCGTGACTGCTCATCGCAGAGTGGGCCGGCCAGTCGACTTTCGGGCGCGGGGTGAAGAATTTATCCAGATTATCCGTGTGCAGCTCGATCAGCCCCGGCAGCAGCCAGCCGCCTTCGCCGTCCATCGCTTGTGGCGAGCGGCTCTGGGTTTCGGCGAAGGCGCGAATCACGCCGTCCTGAATTTCGATCGATCCGTCGATGACTTCATTTTCCAGCACCAGTTTGACGTTATTGATGATCATGACGGAACTCCCATCGCATGAAGACGATCGGCTACGCGATCGCGGACCGTGGCGTCGTGGAAGATCCCCACGATCGCGGCACCGCGCGCTTTGGCCTGTTCGATCAGCTCGACGACGGCGGCGCTGTTTTTGGCATCCAGCGAGGCGGTCGGTTCGTCGAGCAGTAAAATTGGGTAATCGACGATAAACCCGCGGGCGATGTTCACGCGCTGCTGTTCGCCGCCGGAAAAGGTCGAGGGGGCCAGATGCCACAGGTGTTCCGGGACGTTAAGGCGCGTCAGCAGGCGGGCGGCTTTGGCCGCGCACGCTTCGCGGGAGACGCCGAGATCCAGCAGGGGCTGCATGACGACGTCGAGGGCGGAGATCCGCGGGATCACCCGCAGGAACTGGCTGACCCAGCCGATCGTCGCGCGGCGCACTTCCAGCACTTTGCGCGCCGGGGCTTGGACCAGATCGACCCATTCGTCGCCGTGACAGATGTGAATGTGGCCCTGGTCGGGCAGATAGTTGGCGTACAGGGAGCGCAGCAGCGTCGATTTTCCGCTACCTGAGTGGCCGTGCAGCACCACGCATTCGCCCTTGTTGACCTCGAGAGAGGCGTTTTGCAGCACCGACAGGCGCACGCCGTTTTGCTGGTGGAGCACAAAAGTTTTACTCACGTTTTCTACGCGGATCATGTTGGCTTCCTGGTTCTTTTTGCCGGATGGCGGCTTCGCCTTATCCGGCCTACGGGTTTGGTGCGGTCTTTTTTGCCGGGTGGCGCTTCGCTTACCCGGCCTACGGGTTTGGTGCGATCATTTTTGCCGGGTGCGGTTTTCGTAGGTCGGGTAAGGCGAAGCCGCCACCCGACGCAAACCCACTCAATTCTGCAAAACGGACGACACCAGCAACTGGGTGTACGGATGGTGCGGATCGTCGAGCACACGGTCGGTTAATCCACTTTCCACCACCTGACCCTCTTTCATCACCATCAGGCGGTCCGCCAGCAGACGGGCGACGCCCAGATCGTGGGTGACAATCACCACCGCCAGATCCAGCTCCACCACCAGGCCGCGCAGCAGGTCGAGCAGTCGCGCCTGGACAGACACGTCCAGCCCGCCCGTCGGCTCATCCATAAACACCAGCTTCGGATGGGTGACGAGGTTGCGGGCGATCTGCAGACGCTGCTGCATCCCGCCGGAGAAGGTGGTGGGCAGGTCGTCGATGCGTGACGCCGGGATCTCCACGTCCTCCAGCCACTGCTGGGCGGTCGCGCGGATATTCCCGTAGTGCCGCGCCCCGGTTGCCATCAGCCGTTCGCCGATGTTCCCGCCCGCCGACACCTGGCGGCGCAGGCCGTCCATCGGATGCTGATGCACCACGCCCCACTCGGTGCGCAGCAGGCGGCGGCGCTCGGCTTCGCTCATGCCGTAGAGGGATTGATCCTGATACAGAATCTCTCCGTTCTGCGGCGTCAGGCGCGCGGAGATCGATTTGAGCAGAGTGGTTTTGCCGGAGCCGGACTCGCCGACGATCCCCAGCACTTCGCCAGGCCACAGCTCGAACGACACGTCGCTAAAGCCTTTGCCGGGCGCATACAAATGGGTCAGGTTGTTCACCGAAAGCAGCGGTTTCATTGGCCGTTTGCCTCGCTCTGTTGGCGGCAGAAATCGGTGTCGGAGCAGACAAACATGCGTTTGCCCGTATCGTCGAGCACCACTTCGTCGAGATAGCTGTGTTGGGACCCGCAGATGGCGCACGGCTCGTCCCACTCCTGCACCCTGAACGGGTGATCGTCGAAATCAAGGCTTTCGACGCGGGTGTAGGGCGGCACGGCGTAGATGCGTTTTTCGCGTCCGGCACCGAACAATTGCAGGGCGGGCATCATGTCCATCTTCGGGTTATCGAATTTCGGGATCGGCGAGGGGTCCATTACGTAGCGCCCGTTCACTTTCACCGGATAGGCGTAAGTAGTGGCGATATGGCCGAAGCGGGCGATATCTTCGTAGAGTTTCACCTGCATCACGCCATACTCTTCGAGGGCGTGCATGGTGCGGGTTTCGGTTTCGCGCGGCTCGATAAAGCGCAGCGGCTCGGGGATCGGCACCTGGAAAATCAGGATCTGATCTTCGGTCAGCGGCGTCTCCGGGATGCGGTGACGGGTCTGAATCAGGGTGGCGTCTTCCGTACGTTCGGTGGTGTTCACCCCGGTGACGCGTTTGAAGAAGTTACGAATCGACACGGCGTTGGTGGTGTCGTCCGCCCCCTGGTCGATGACTTTCAGCACGTCCGCTTCACCAATCACGCTGGCGGTGAGCTGGATCCCGCCGGTGCCCCAGCCGTAAGGCATCGGCATTTCGCGGCCGCCAAAGGGTACCTGATAGCCTGGGATCGCCACCGCTTTCAGGATGGCGCGGCGGATCATGCGTTTGGTTTGTTCGTCCAGATAGGCAAAGTTATACCCGCTGAGGTTAGCCATTTTTGCGCTCCCGTTGCAGACGTTTCAGCAGTTCCAGTTCTGCCTGGAAATCAACGTAATGCGGCAGTTTGAGGTGCGAGACAAAGCCCGCGGCTTCGACGTTATCCGCGTGGGCCAGCACGAACTCTTCGTCCTGTGCCGGGCCGGAAATCGTCTCGTCGTAGTCCGGGGCCTGTAGCGCGCGGTCGACCAGCGCCATCGCCATCGCCTTGCGCTCGCCCATGCCAAACACCAGGCCGTAGCCGCGGGTGAAGTGTGGGGCGTCGTTTTCGGGGGCCACGAAGCCGTTCACCATTTCGCATTCGGTCATCAGCAGTTCGCCGACGTTGACTGCAAATCCCAGCTCTTCCGGCACGATGTCGATCTCAACAAAACCGCTGCGGATTTCCGCGGCGAACGGGTGGTTGCGCCCGTAGCCGCGCTGGGTGGAGTAGGCCAGCGCCAGGAGATAGCCTTCGTCGCCGCGCATCAGCTGCTGCAGGCGCGAGGAGCGCGAGCAGGGATAGACCGGCGGGGTGCGGGTGACGTCGTCGGGCACGCTGCCCGTGTCCTCTTCGGCCTTCGCCAGCCCCTGATTCGCCAGCAGGCTAAAGACGTGGGGCGCGTTTTCCTGCGGCGCGTCGCTGGTGTTAAGGGACGGGGATTCGCCGTTCGCCAGCAGGGTGAAATCCAGCAGGCGATGGGTGTAGTCATAGGTCGGGCCGAGCAGCAGCCCGCCGGGAATATCTTTGTAGACCGCCGAAATTCGGCGTTCCAGGCGCATCTTCGCGCTCTCCAGCGGTTCGCTGACCGCCAGTTTGGCCAGCGTCGTGCGGTAGGCGCGCAGGAGGAAGATCGCTTCGACATTGTCACCGCTGGCCTGCTTCAGCGCCAGGGCGGCCAGTTCGCGGTCGGCGATCCCGCCTTCGGTCATCACGCGATCGACGGCCAGATTCAGCTGCTGTTCAATTTGCTCGACGCTCAGCTCGGGAAGCTGTTCATCGCCGCGTCTTCTGCGCTCTTGCAGCGCATGGGCGGCGGCTATCGCCTTTTCGCCCCCTTTGACGGCAACGTACATCAGCACACCTCGACATGTGTGGTTCGTGGGATAGCCAGCAGACGTTCGCCGCAGGTGAGGATCAGGTCGATACCCAGCGGGAACGGATGCGGACGTTCGGTCAGCTCGTGAATGATGCACTCCGGCAGCTGCGGGGCGACCATGCGCTCGTCGGCGATCCCGGCCCCGGTCAGGCGCAGCATGCGGCCACCGCTCAGGCTTGGGACCTGCAGAATCAGCGTGGCGCTGGTTTCCGGGGCGACGGCGCTGCCGGATGAGAGCGCGTTGAGCTGCTCGTGGCTGATTTGCTCGTCGGCGACGGCAAAGATGGCCTGCTGCGGCTGATCGACCAGCGGTGCGCTGGTGTGGAAACGCAGATTCTGGCTGGCAATGTCGTTCGCCATGCTGCCCGACAGCCAGACCGGCGTATCGGCGTCGGCCAGGGTCAGCAGCACGCTGGTGGTGGCGAGGTTCAGCGGCTGCCAGCCGTGGGTGAGCTGATGCAGCGAGACAATCACGCCCGGCTCGCTCATGGCTTTCAGCAGACGACGAAAACTGTGCTGGGCGTCCTGCACGGCAAGGGTGAAAGCAGGTTGAAGCGTCATGCGTTATCTCCGCGAACGAGCGTAAAGAAGTCGACCCGGCTGGTGTTCACTTCGGCCTGACGGGCGGCGATGCGCGCGGCACGGTCGGCTTCCAGCGGGGCAATTAAGGTTTCCATTAACGACTGAAAATGAGTCGGTTCCTGCAGCAGCGCGTCGACGACGGCGCACTGTTCGGCGTGCGGTTTGTCGCGCCCGAGCTGGTAGCTGTAGCCGAGCGTGCCGCTTTTGAGGCGGATCACCGCGCGGGTGAGGGTGGCGTCCCCGGCAAAAAAGCGCTCACCGGTGCCGCCCATCCGCGCCTGAATCTGGACCAGGCCAATCTCTGGCGCCCGGATGGTTTCGTATTCCGGACGGATGTTCAGCACGCGCAGGCGCTCACGCAGCGCGGCGGGCTGGCTGTGGGCGAGGACGCTCATCCAGCGCTGGCGGGTGGGAGTATCGAAATGCATTCAGTGCTCCATGGTGAATTCAATCATGTCGGCGCGGGTCAGGCTGACGGAGTATTCCGTCGCGTTGACGTCGCCGTCACGGTGGTTGAGGGTACGCACGCAGAGCAGCGGCGCCATGTTCGGGATCTCCAGCACTTTGCTCTCTTTAGCCTGCGCGCGGCGGGCGCTGATCCGCGTCTGGGTGCGTCTGAGGGCGATGCCGGTGGCGTCGAACAGGAAGTCATGCAGCGAGCCGCTGGAGAAATGTTGCAGCGTTGGCCAGAGGGCGAGGTCGGCGAAGTAGTGGTCGATCTGACAGACCGCCACGCCGTTGACGCGGCGTAACGTGCGCAGATGCACCACGTTGTCGCCCTCCTGAATCCCCAGCGCATCGGCGATGTGGCTCGACGCGGGGCGCAGCACCGAGAGCAGTTTTTCGCTGGTCGGGTGGCTGCCCTGATCGAGGAGGTTCTGGCTAAAACGCGCCTGCGAGTTGAGCGGGTAGTCGAAGGGGCGCATCAGAACCAGCACGCCGATGCCCTGGCGGCGCTGGACCCAGCCGCGTTCGACCAGCTGGTCGATAGCGCGACGCAGGGTGTGACGGTTGACTTCGTAGCGGTCGGCGAGCTGCTGTTCCGCGGGGAGGTAGTCGCCGCAGCGGTAGTGGGTGCGCAGCTCGACTTCGAGTTTCGCGGCGATCTCTTGCCAGCGGGTCGGGTAACTGGTTGGATGTCTGGATAAGTGCATAGAAATCAAAGCCTCGCTTCTCAGATGAAGTGCTTACGCAAACGTTGAGAGAGGAAATCCAGCAGGCTGACGGTGATGATGATGAGGACCATCAGGGCGCAGGTTTGCTGGAACTGGAAGCCGCGAATCGCTTCCCACAGGGTGACGCCGATGCCGCCTGCGCCGACCATGCCGACCACCGTCGCCGAGCGAACGTTGGATTCGAAACGGTAGAGGGAGTAGGAGATTAAAAGCGGCATCACCTGCGGCAGGACGCCGTAGAGAATCTCTTCGATTTTATTGGCACCCGTGGCGCGGATACCTTCCACCGGGCCGGGTTCAATGGCTTCGACCGCTTCGGACAGCAGCTTGGAGAGCACGCCGGTGGTGTGGATGAACAGGGCCATCACGCCTGCGAAGGGACCGAGGCCGACGGCGACCACGAACAGCATCGCGAAGACCATCTCGTTAATGGCGCGGCAGGCGTCCATCAGGCGGCGCATCGGCTGGTAGATCCACCAGGGGACGATGTTTTCGGCGCTCATCAGGCCAAACGGGATGGAGAGGATGACTGCCAGCGCGGTGCCCCAGACGGCGATTTGCATGGTGACCGCCATTTCGCTGAGGTAGTCACGCCACTGGCTGAAGTCCGGCGGGAAGAAGTCGGCGGCGAAGGTCGCCATGTTGCCGGAATCTTTGACCAGCATCAGCGGGTCCATTTCCGCACCTTTCCAGGAGACGACGAGCACCGCCAGCAGGATGGCCCAGCTGATCAGCGAGAACCAGCTGCGTTTCGGGGGTGGGACGGTGATGGTTTGCATGAATTCTCCGTTGGTTGTTGATCCCCTCTCCCTTGAGGGAGAGGGTTAGGGTGAGGGGGAAATGTGCGCGCTGATGCCCTCACCCCGGCCCTCTCCCAAAGGGAGAGGGAGAACAAATTACTGCACCGCTTTATTCACCGACGTCATCGCGGTAAGTGCGGCGGTCAGACGGTCAAGATCTTCCAGCTGCGCCTGAATCACTGACACTTTGCTGGTCTTCTCTTCGTCGTTCAGACCTTTGTTGTCCTTCACGCCCTGCATCTCTTTAAACAGCGCCAACTGGCGGATCGGCACCAGCTGCAGGTCGCTTGAGGCGCGGAACGGCGCCCAGCCGAGACGTTCGAGAACGGTTTTCTCTTCGGCGGTTTTGCCGTAGTTCATAAAGAAGTCGTAGATCTTGTCTTTGGTGCTTTCGGAGAGGTTTTTACGCCATACAATCGGGTCGCCCGGGATCAGCGGGGATTTCCAGATCACCTTCAGCGCTTTAAGCTTGTCCGGGGCGGAGGTTTTCAGCTTGTCGAGGTTTTCGGTGTTGTTGGTGGCAACGTCGACCTGTTTGTTGGCGACGGCCAGGGCGTTGGTTTCGTGGCCGGCGTTGACCGTGCGTTTAAACTCGCTGGTGGAGACGTTATTTTTCGCGAAGACGTAGTAGCCAGGGACGAGGTAACCGGAGGTGGAGTTCGGGTCGCCGTTGCCGAAGGTCAGATCTTTGCGTTTGGCGAGCATGTCGTTGAGGTTATTGATCGGGCTGTCTTTGTTGACGATCAGCACGCTCCAGTAACCCGGAGAACCGTCGGCGGCAACGGTCTGGGCGAAGACCTGGCCGTTAGCGCGATCGACCGCTTCCATTGCGGAGAGGTTGCCGTACCAGGCGATGTCGACTTTGTTAAAGCGCATCCCCTGGATGATGCCCGCGTAATCCGGGGCGAAGAAGGCGTTCACTTTGATGCCCAGTTTGGTTTCCATATCTTTCAGGAAGGGTTCCCACTGGGGTTTCAGGTTTTGCTGTGACTCTGTCGAAATAATGCCGAAATTCAGGGC
It includes:
- the phnM gene encoding alpha-D-ribose 1-methylphosphonate 5-triphosphate diphosphatase; translated protein: MIINNVKLVLENEVIDGSIEIQDGVIRAFAETQSRSPQAMDGEGGWLLPGLIELHTDNLDKFFTPRPKVDWPAHSAMSSHDALMVASGITTVLDAVAIGDVRDGGDRLENLEKMINAVEETQKRGLNRAEHRLHLRCELPHHTTLPLFEKLVGREPVSLVSLMDHSPGQRQFANIEKYREYYQGKYSLNDDEMARYEEEQLALAAQWSQPNRLAIAAMCRDRHIALASHDDATHDHVHESHQLGSVIAEFPTTFAAAEASRQHGMNVLMGAPNIVRGGSHSGNVAASQLAALGLLDILSSDYYPASLLDAAFRVADDAGNSFTLPQAIRLVTKNPADALNLGDRGVIGEGKRADLVLAHRKGEHIHIDHVWRQGKRVF
- the phnL gene encoding phosphonate C-P lyase system protein PhnL — its product is MIRVENVSKTFVLHQQNGVRLSVLQNASLEVNKGECVVLHGHSGSGKSTLLRSLYANYLPDQGHIHICHGDEWVDLVQAPARKVLEVRRATIGWVSQFLRVIPRISALDVVMQPLLDLGVSREACAAKAARLLTRLNVPEHLWHLAPSTFSGGEQQRVNIARGFIVDYPILLLDEPTASLDAKNSAAVVELIEQAKARGAAIVGIFHDATVRDRVADRLHAMGVPS
- the phnK gene encoding phosphonate C-P lyase system protein PhnK, which codes for MKPLLSVNNLTHLYAPGKGFSDVSFELWPGEVLGIVGESGSGKTTLLKSISARLTPQNGEILYQDQSLYGMSEAERRRLLRTEWGVVHQHPMDGLRRQVSAGGNIGERLMATGARHYGNIRATAQQWLEDVEIPASRIDDLPTTFSGGMQQRLQIARNLVTHPKLVFMDEPTGGLDVSVQARLLDLLRGLVVELDLAVVIVTHDLGVARLLADRLMVMKEGQVVESGLTDRVLDDPHHPYTQLLVSSVLQN
- the phnJ gene encoding alpha-D-ribose 1-methylphosphonate 5-phosphate C-P-lyase PhnJ, which encodes MANLSGYNFAYLDEQTKRMIRRAILKAVAIPGYQVPFGGREMPMPYGWGTGGIQLTASVIGEADVLKVIDQGADDTTNAVSIRNFFKRVTGVNTTERTEDATLIQTRHRIPETPLTEDQILIFQVPIPEPLRFIEPRETETRTMHALEEYGVMQVKLYEDIARFGHIATTYAYPVKVNGRYVMDPSPIPKFDNPKMDMMPALQLFGAGREKRIYAVPPYTRVESLDFDDHPFRVQEWDEPCAICGSQHSYLDEVVLDDTGKRMFVCSDTDFCRQQSEANGQ
- a CDS encoding carbon-phosphorus lyase complex subunit PhnI gives rise to the protein MYVAVKGGEKAIAAAHALQERRRRGDEQLPELSVEQIEQQLNLAVDRVMTEGGIADRELAALALKQASGDNVEAIFLLRAYRTTLAKLAVSEPLESAKMRLERRISAVYKDIPGGLLLGPTYDYTHRLLDFTLLANGESPSLNTSDAPQENAPHVFSLLANQGLAKAEEDTGSVPDDVTRTPPVYPCSRSSRLQQLMRGDEGYLLALAYSTQRGYGRNHPFAAEIRSGFVEIDIVPEELGFAVNVGELLMTECEMVNGFVAPENDAPHFTRGYGLVFGMGERKAMAMALVDRALQAPDYDETISGPAQDEEFVLAHADNVEAAGFVSHLKLPHYVDFQAELELLKRLQRERKNG
- the phnH gene encoding phosphonate C-P lyase system protein PhnH; this translates as MTLQPAFTLAVQDAQHSFRRLLKAMSEPGVIVSLHQLTHGWQPLNLATTSVLLTLADADTPVWLSGSMANDIASQNLRFHTSAPLVDQPQQAIFAVADEQISHEQLNALSSGSAVAPETSATLILQVPSLSGGRMLRLTGAGIADERMVAPQLPECIIHELTERPHPFPLGIDLILTCGERLLAIPRTTHVEVC
- the phnG gene encoding phosphonate C-P lyase system protein PhnG, producing MHFDTPTRQRWMSVLAHSQPAALRERLRVLNIRPEYETIRAPEIGLVQIQARMGGTGERFFAGDATLTRAVIRLKSGTLGYSYQLGRDKPHAEQCAVVDALLQEPTHFQSLMETLIAPLEADRAARIAARQAEVNTSRVDFFTLVRGDNA
- the phnF gene encoding phosphonate metabolism transcriptional regulator PhnF, translated to MHLSRHPTSYPTRWQEIAAKLEVELRTHYRCGDYLPAEQQLADRYEVNRHTLRRAIDQLVERGWVQRRQGIGVLVLMRPFDYPLNSQARFSQNLLDQGSHPTSEKLLSVLRPASSHIADALGIQEGDNVVHLRTLRRVNGVAVCQIDHYFADLALWPTLQHFSSGSLHDFLFDATGIALRRTQTRISARRAQAKESKVLEIPNMAPLLCVRTLNHRDGDVNATEYSVSLTRADMIEFTMEH
- the phnE gene encoding phosphonate ABC transporter, permease protein PhnE; this translates as MQTITVPPPKRSWFSLISWAILLAVLVVSWKGAEMDPLMLVKDSGNMATFAADFFPPDFSQWRDYLSEMAVTMQIAVWGTALAVILSIPFGLMSAENIVPWWIYQPMRRLMDACRAINEMVFAMLFVVAVGLGPFAGVMALFIHTTGVLSKLLSEAVEAIEPGPVEGIRATGANKIEEILYGVLPQVMPLLISYSLYRFESNVRSATVVGMVGAGGIGVTLWEAIRGFQFQQTCALMVLIIITVSLLDFLSQRLRKHFI
- the phnD gene encoding phosphonate ABC transporter substrate-binding protein; translated protein: MSYKAVAALAFTSMFSISTLLSPAYAQEQEQEKALNFGIISTESQQNLKPQWEPFLKDMETKLGIKVNAFFAPDYAGIIQGMRFNKVDIAWYGNLSAMEAVDRANGQVFAQTVAADGSPGYWSVLIVNKDSPINNLNDMLAKRKDLTFGNGDPNSTSGYLVPGYYVFAKNNVSTSEFKRTVNAGHETNALAVANKQVDVATNNTENLDKLKTSAPDKLKALKVIWKSPLIPGDPIVWRKNLSESTKDKIYDFFMNYGKTAEEKTVLERLGWAPFRASSDLQLVPIRQLALFKEMQGVKDNKGLNDEEKTSKVSVIQAQLEDLDRLTAALTAMTSVNKAVQ